From Ammoniphilus oxalaticus:
GCGTCCCGCCCGCCACATTGTCGATGGTTCCGACGGTATCGACGCTAGACAACGCCCCCCCTGTAATGTTTCCGATATTGCTCACTGTTCCGATGGTTCCCACGGAAGATAGCGTTCCATCCGCAATGTTGCCTACGCTTCCGACAGTTTCCACGGTAGATAGGGCTCCCCCGGTGATATTGCCGACGTTCGCGACGTTCCCGATCGTTTCAACATTGGTTAACGTTCCATCCGCAATGTTTGCAACAGTACCGACATTTTCGACGGTTGATAAGGCTCCACCGGTAATATTCCCGACATTAGCAATATTTCCGATGTTTTCAACTGTATTCAAGGTTCCACCCGCGATATTTCCAACATTTTCGACAGTCGTTAATGTTCCGCCGACAATACTGGCGCCGATGTTCCCTTCCGCATCGGTTCTGACGGGCACGGTCCCCGTTCCATCGCTACCATAGATAAGCGTTCGTAATTCATCTGGATTCGTGTTAAATGCGGCAAAGTTTGGCACTCTCGATCGTTCTCCCTTCGGATAAATGTATTATTGTTGGGCCTGAAAATAAATGTCGACTGCAGAGTGTCGATCTTGATCCGCGCTTTTAACGGCAATTCGCGAGTAATGCAGGAAATAGGCTGGAACAACAATGCCCACCTCTCTCGGCGCAATTTCCCAAGAGCGATGGAATTGGAATATGACGTTATTTGGACTTAATTCAAGTTTGATTTGAACCGCCGAATCCCCCTGATTAACAACCGCGTAAGTGTAGGTGATAAGTTGTGATGTGTCCTGGGCAGGTAGATAAGTCCATTCTTGCGCCGCGGTTACATCTGTAAATGTTATTTCTTTGTAATTTCGGTTTTGTGACGGATCGGTGAGGTTAGTTGTGATGATTAAGCGTCCGTCGGAATCAGTCAGTAGCGGCGTTGGGGCTGAACCGTATACTTGAACGCCATCTGTTACTGGATTTAATGGTCGAATATCTAAACGGTCGGCCTCGATATCTAACGGGCTGGCAAGTTTTATGGGTTGTTTCACTTTATCAATCGTAATCGGTTGTTTAATTTTAACGGGTTGTTGGATGTTCTTAATGCGAAGCGGTCTAATCACTTTTCCAATTGTATATACTCTTCGTTGGGTTCTTCTCTTACGCGGACGGGATGAGTAGTAACAGTTGCAAGAGGTATTGCCGCATTGTCGACAGATCGCCTTGCGCGGATACATTGCGGTGAAGGGGCGATAAGTTTTCGAACGGACAATTTTTGTTTTTTTGCAATGACAGTGAAAAAGGTAGCAAATGTTGCAACGAATCAATGGCCGCATGTGTAATCTCATAAAGACCCCTCTTTCAACCTAATTGTGGTTAGTGTATGAGTCGAATTTCGGCATTGATACTGTGGGAAGGGCATTTGGGTGAACGTCTAGGAAACCGGTGAATACACTGTTTACTTATAGATTGATTTTGGGGGTGGCGTTCTTGATGGATGAGGAACGTAAACGACGAAAATTTGAACTCAAAAAGCTTGAATTGGAGTTAAAGATAAAAGAGTCGGAATTAAAAGCAAGGGAATTAGAATTACAGATTGTCCGTGAAAAGCAAAAAGGGGGAGGGAAAATGGAGCTGCTTTCACAGGCGCAGGGTAGCGGGGAAGAGCTCGAACAGCTAGATTGGCTGAGAGAAGCGGCTGTTGGCAGTCCATCATTTACAAATAGCCCTTATGATTTAAAGTCGCTTGTTTATGGACTCCACGGACAAAATGCGGTTGCCTTAAACGTCGACGCAGACGGAAATTTACGGATGGCGAATTCAGGAGGGGGCGAGCAGGTCCAGACTAGCCTTCCCCTAACATCCTATCACGATTTAAGCGCCTCTCCGTTTACCCCAGATCTCGGTTGGACGACGCGTTATTCCATCAATTCGGAATTGTTAGCGGTCACTGCGACGGGCAGTGGTTCGGTGAAAGGCATTAATGGGAGCGCTGTTTTACAATCAGGAATGACCGGAAGCTCAACTGCCAATATGAGAACTCGGAAATATCTTCGGTATACGACGGGACTGGGGATTCGAACGATATTTAATGCTCTTTTTACTTTGGGTATTGCCGGGACGAGGCAAATCATTGGACTTGGCGATCAGGGAGAAGGGTTATTTTTTGGTTACAACGGCGCCCGTTTTGGTATCTTACGTAGATCCAACGGTGTGGACAATTGGACGGAACAATCGGCCTGGAATATGGATCGATTGGATGGGAGTGGCGGGAGTGGTGTTATGCTGGATCCAACAAAAGGGAATCTTTATCGAATTACGTACCAAGGGGATTATGGCGTGATTACTTTTTTTGTCGCTCACCCAAGTAGCGGGGTATGGATCCCTGTCCATCAACAAGCAACTGGCAATGTCTCGACCGCTCCCGCAATATTTACGTTACACTTGCCGTTAATGGCTGCTGTAGATAATGGGTCAACGACAGCTAACCCCGTTTTGCGAACCTCTACCGCCATTGCTGGAGTAGAAGGTGTAGCGACAAAGGCAATTGCTACAAGGCAGGCTTTCTCTAATTCAAAAAGGATTGGATCAAGTAGTGAGGTCAATCTCTTCACGATTCAAAACAAAGATCTTTTCAATTCTGTAACCAATCGTAATTCGATACGCGTTTTCATGCTCTCAATCGCTGTCGACGGAGAAGCTAAAAATATAGAATTTTCGCTTAGAAGAAACGCTGTCCTCACTGGGAATACTACATTTACGAATATCCATACTGAAAATAGCAGTGTTGCCTACAATACCGAGGGGACATATACCCAGGGAACGGGAAGTGTAAAATTTTCATCCCATTTATCTAATACGGATTCAAATGTGATTGATCTAAGCTCATTAGATATCCCGCTGCCCGTTGGTGAAACGATTACGGTAACGGCGCGTACGTCGGGAAGCACTTCCACATGCAGCGCTAGCCTTAATTGGATGGAATTTTATTAATGATAGTCATCTGACCTTATTTTTAGCGCCTATCCATGTTTGTCTATACGCTTTCGTTCCCTCTTTCATACGATAAAAGTGTAAAGAGAGGAAGGAGTGTAAAGATGGGATTATATTTCCAAAATAGTACGAATCGAACCGTGTATGTCACTTACGGTTATCCAAATCGTGGGTGTGGACCTGTGAATTACGCAAAAATTGGCTGGTACGCGATCGCGCCTGGGCAACGTCGCTTGCTATGGAGCGGATATGCCGGCGGAAATACGTTCTATTATTATGCGGAAGATGGTGTTGGACGCACCTGGTCTGGCGTTTACTTCACGGATGTATCGAATCAAGCGTTCCATTGGTGTTGGGACACGCGTTGCGCGTCGTGCCGATCCGTCGGGATGCGACCGGTTTCGGTCCCGTTTTTTTACAGCGATTATACCGTCAATCTAATTTCGAGCAGCAGTCAACGCCGATCGAAAGCGGGCAATATTCGTTATGTCCTGCCATCCGCAAAAGGGGTCCGCGTTCAGGCGAAAAAGATCCCGTTGCTGGCAAAGAAAAGACGCGGAAAAGGGAAGCCAGTGTCTGTAAGACGTGTTTCTTTGCCGAAACGAACGGTTAGAAAAAAATAATAAAGTAGGGTCTAGCCAACCAAGCAACAACAAGAGCTCATCTCGTCGTTAACACGAAGATGAGCTCTTGTTCATTTTGCTTAAAGCGGCTAACAAGCGAGAAGCGGTGACGACGCCACGGCCTTGTTTGTTTAATGGCGCGCGAGGAATACGCCGCGCGGCTTGGTCCATTAGGCGTTTGATTTGGAGCGGTGTTAGTTCAGGGTTCTGGGCAAGTAAAAGGGCGCATAAGCCTGAGATGTGCGGCGCGGACATGGATGTGCCCGATAGGGTGTTGTACCCCGGCGGAACCGGCCATGTGGATAAAATATCGACGCCCGGAGCGACATAGTTCAATGTTTTTCCGTAGTTACTAAACGAAGCGACCCGATTTTGCGAATCGAGCGCTCCGATCGCAAGCGCTTCCGGGTAGCGGGCGGGATAATCGAGTGTTGCTGAACTGTTGCCAGCAGAAGCGACCATGATGATACCCGCTTGCAGAGCGGCCTTTATTGCTCGATGCAGCACAGGACTCGATTCAGCGGAGCCAAAACTCATATTTAACACACGAACCTGGTGGTGAATCGCCCAGTCGATTGCCTGAGCGATATCGACAAGATCAGCGGTTCCTTCCGGCGCAAAACATTTTAAAGCGTAGAGTTCCGCCCGTGGCGCCATTCCAACGACACCGAATGAATTGTTTAAGGCGGCGATCGTACCCGCGACATGGGTGCCATGTCCATTATCATCAACAAATGGACTTGTTGAGTTGAACGTGTTGACTCCGCCTTTCACGTTCCCGTTTAAATCGGGGTGATGGGCATTAATTCCGGTGTCAATAACGCCCACTTTTACACCTGCGCCTTCGCTCGTTGTCCACACTTGCGGAGCTTGCAAACGCGAAATTCCCCATGGAACCGTCTGTTTGGAAGCCCGATTTGCATCATGTAAGGTAAATTGGATATTGCTTTCAACCGTAATGCGCTGTTCCTCATCTTGGTCATTACTGATCAGCAATCGACTTTTTAATGTTTCATAATCTTCCTTTAATAGGGATAAACAATGCCATCGAGCGTAAAGTCGGAGTCTGCGCTTCGCCCGTTTCGGTAAATTGTCGTAACAGCGAAGCAATTGTCGTTCATTCGGATACATTAAAAATAAGTGTTCCTGCTCTCGTTTTTTTGCCACCTGCTCGCCAACTCTCTTTCTTCTACTTTGCATTATTGTATGAGGCGAGTGGGCCGTCGGTTCATTTACGAAAAAAAAAGACCGAAGTGTAGGCTTCAGTCTCCAATCCCGTTCAGTTTAATGTCGATTTAGCAACCGAAAATTGCGGACAATCCGTCTGTAAATGTTTTCATTCGGCAACGCTTTAAATAATTGATGTCCGGGCGTCGTATTCACTTCAATGATCCATGCGTTTCCATGAATATCAATCCCGTAATCGATGCCAAGCTCCCGCAATCCGGGATATGTGTTTGTTAAATGATCGGCAATCACTAAACTTAAATCGCGCAATTCATCCCTGCGTCTTTTAATTTCTGTAAAAGGGAGTTGCATCGTCTCCATCATCGCTTGACGAAATGAAATTGCTTTTCCCCCAGATGCAAAGTTGGTGATAATCCCGTTTTTGGCGCCTAGTTTTCCGACGATCCCACTGTAAACCCACTGTTCCATCGGCCGTTGCGCAAGTACGC
This genomic window contains:
- a CDS encoding S8 family peptidase: MAKKREQEHLFLMYPNERQLLRCYDNLPKRAKRRLRLYARWHCLSLLKEDYETLKSRLLISNDQDEEQRITVESNIQFTLHDANRASKQTVPWGISRLQAPQVWTTSEGAGVKVGVIDTGINAHHPDLNGNVKGGVNTFNSTSPFVDDNGHGTHVAGTIAALNNSFGVVGMAPRAELYALKCFAPEGTADLVDIAQAIDWAIHHQVRVLNMSFGSAESSPVLHRAIKAALQAGIIMVASAGNSSATLDYPARYPEALAIGALDSQNRVASFSNYGKTLNYVAPGVDILSTWPVPPGYNTLSGTSMSAPHISGLCALLLAQNPELTPLQIKRLMDQAARRIPRAPLNKQGRGVVTASRLLAALSKMNKSSSSC
- a CDS encoding DUF1036 domain-containing protein produces the protein MGLYFQNSTNRTVYVTYGYPNRGCGPVNYAKIGWYAIAPGQRRLLWSGYAGGNTFYYYAEDGVGRTWSGVYFTDVSNQAFHWCWDTRCASCRSVGMRPVSVPFFYSDYTVNLISSSSQRRSKAGNIRYVLPSAKGVRVQAKKIPLLAKKRRGKGKPVSVRRVSLPKRTVRKK
- a CDS encoding YheC/YheD family protein, translated to MIKRRYQYVMSKWEKDNLLQEHEIIQSYMPEMKWLTKENLIEMLTDHPVLYMKPDTGMKGRGIIQLSHAPLGFVVRSSDSTEHIHTFDSLTVYLKSLVKNYKYIIQEGIPLLTLNEQPIDFRVLAQRPMEQWVYSGIVGKLGAKNGIITNFASGGKAISFRQAMMETMQLPFTEIKRRRDELRDLSLVIADHLTNTYPGLRELGIDYGIDIHGNAWIIEVNTTPGHQLFKALPNENIYRRIVRNFRLLNRH
- a CDS encoding DUF6385 domain-containing protein; protein product: MRLHMRPLIRCNICYLFHCHCKKTKIVRSKTYRPFTAMYPRKAICRQCGNTSCNCYYSSRPRKRRTQRRVYTIGKVIRPLRIKNIQQPVKIKQPITIDKVKQPIKLASPLDIEADRLDIRPLNPVTDGVQVYGSAPTPLLTDSDGRLIITTNLTDPSQNRNYKEITFTDVTAAQEWTYLPAQDTSQLITYTYAVVNQGDSAVQIKLELSPNNVIFQFHRSWEIAPREVGIVVPAYFLHYSRIAVKSADQDRHSAVDIYFQAQQ